In Phaseolus vulgaris cultivar G19833 chromosome 7, P. vulgaris v2.0, whole genome shotgun sequence, the genomic stretch caatttttatagCTCCCTATATAACATATATAGATTAGCAAACCTGCAAAAGGATTTCCCTAAAAATTTCTATTAAACAACTTAATTCAAATATCTcataaaccaaaaataaaatgttgAGTTATTGAgttaaaaatatgtaataaaattagCTATCGacaataaaatagaaaaaaaatagtataagtTATAGCTTCAGATCCTTCCCCCAATAGCatatagaaatttttttatatattcacattatgataaatttaatttttaaatgtgttcagttgaataaaattgttttatggATTAATTAAATATACTATACTAGAGTGCAATACATATGTATTCCAGAGATTAATCATTAAAATGTGGAGATAACGATAAATGAGTGATTAATATAGCTGTATAtcagttaaaaaaaattgattgctTGATGTAGTGgttcattaataatataattattaatgtttaaaaatattggtatctcaaatatatttattaataggATTGGAAAAGACAAGGAATTGTTAATGAGTGTATGTGAAACAAGAGAGAAAAACAAAGTTGTCTTGTTAAAGAGAGTACTACTAGTATGTAAAATTGCCGTGGCATCATGGCATGCTTTTGCGTTTTTCACCCTTTTCACCCAACGTTTGATTTATCCGATTCGCTTTAGCGGCGACTTTTACCATTTTACGGTGGCCAATACCGGGTATAAAAGGAGGTGACAGGACCAAAAGAGACGAGAAAAACAGAGCAACTCAACACCTTACTTCTCCTTTTCACTATTCACTCTGTTTGTTTTCTAAACATGGATATAGATTCATCCTCCTTCTTCAACTCCCCCTCTTCCGATTTCTCCTCCGAATCTTCCTCTCCGGATGCCTTCTCCTGGGAGGGATACCTCCCTTTCAACGAGAACGACCCGGAGGAGATGCTCCTCTACGGCATGATCGCCGGCGCCACCACAGCCGAGCGCACCGCCGACCGAGCGGGCTCTGAGGAGAGTGCGGCGCCGCAAAAGGAGAAGTCCTACCGCGGAGTGAGGCGACGGCCGTGGGGGAAGTTTGCGGCGGAGATTAGGGACTCCACACGGCACGGGATGAGGGTGTGGCTTGGGACATTCGACAGCGCGGAAGCCGCGGCTTTGGCTTACGACCAAGCGGCGTTTTCCATGCGCGGGTCCGCCGCGATTCTGAACTTCCCCGTTGATATCGTTAGAGAATCACTTAGGGAGATGAACTACGCGGTGGATAGCAGTGAAGAAGGGTGCTCCCCTGTTGTCGCTCTCAAGAGGAAACACTCCTTGCGGAGGAAAATTGGtgtaaagaaaaacaacaaacagAGTACCGTAGACAATGCGGTCGTGTTTGAAGACCTTGGTCCTGACTACTTGGAACAGTTGTTGATGTCCTCTGATCATATTCCCTCCTCCTTCTGATTCATTCATTCCTCAATTATAATCCAAACCTCGAAAGCCTTCACGCTGCGGCTCAAGCACCAATTCCGCAACGTTTTTTATAACCTTATAAATATCCCACGCTGCATAGTTTCTACCTAGGCTTTTTTATGTTAGTGTTaattcctttttcttctttgttcttTGGTTCTTGTATGGCTGAGATGCTTGTGTCATGTTTTGATGACAGAGTTCAACATCTTCTGAATCTGTATCTTTTTATCTCTTcatggttttttatttttttagttttcctACTAGACTTGGagaattttcttgttttttgtAAAGTTTAGAAGACGATAAGGAATGAAGTAATCTATGTGGGGCACAATTTATGTCAAATTGTCGATATTAATTGAGGTGACTGGGACTGTTGTTTTAGCTTTATCGGACTATAAGTCAACATGCATGGTCGAGTTTAGTGCGGGGAAGGCGGCACGTGTGCGCGCACCGCACACACGAACAAATTACAATCAGTTTCTTATCCATTTTGCCAAGAAAAAAACATACGTTTACATTCTCAAAACTAAAAGCATTGGACAgcttattataaataaataataataatatatattagtattttaaattaaaaataaaagaaatgcaattaaaatattaatttaatgagTTATTTAATACACAGGTGTATAGTTATTTTTTACTGTATCAAGATACAATCAGTGCCAACCTCTCTCGTTTTGTCTTCCAGTGTGTGAAAATTTCCCCAATTCTGCCAAACATATTGTCACATAATTAATATGATGATAAGAAAGAAAGGGGTATATTATGGTGAAGGTATAATTTTAAGAAGATCGGATGTAATAATGGAAAAATGGTTGTGATTGATGAAGCCAGATGTGGTCCCATCAAGGTGACATAGGAGATTATGAACGTGGTGCATGACACGGGACAGGCTTGTTTTTCGTAAttagttttcaaacttttctaTCTCATTGTGTTCAAAACAAGTGGCAGGGCTACTTGGACAGCAGGTTAGGCTAATTTTGTCCTGTCACCACAACCGCATCTACGAAACATAGACTTTAGCTAAGCTGAAGATGAAGTACCAAAATTTTCTTGTTCCTCagggaataaaaaaataaggagATAAAATGGATTAGCCCTTAGACGCAATATTTTATGGAGAAAAGAAATTATGGTAAAGGAAAACTCAAGGAAATAGGATGAGTTGGTGGGGGTTTCTAGAAATTTGTCAAATCTGTTGGAGAGTAGAGAACCTTAAaacatctttttttttcctctccAACTGTTTCAGTCCAACTTTGAAGCAAAAGAAGCTTCTTCCAACTGATGTCTAATACAAATGGTTGGACACTTAGACCAACATCTGTAATCTTATGACTTATCTGCAAATTATTATAATCACGTGCCCTTACTTTGCTTTATTCATTCTTTTTTCTACCTCTATaccttaaattaattatttacacGCTAAAAAAAGTCACCCTTACATCCCATATTCAAAGGaaaatgttatttatatatatatatatatatatatatatacacactaaAGTCGAACACCAAAAGTTGATTACTTTCATTTGGAGCGAGCATTTTTTAAGTTCtcgtataaaaaaaaaataaaaaggctGAAAAATATACTCaactatataatattttagatgCACTGTCAATTTTTAATCTTCCAATAATCTTTACACTATTGAATATTTTGATTTAACTCAATACTTTATCTCAATTATCATTATTTAACTAATTTTACCACCTAAACTTTTAAAACTCATTTCACCATTAATTTTTGTGTATTCTACCAATATGCTAAATGTGTAAGACGTATCAAGAAAAAAatgtcatttaaaaaatataacaaaatgcTAATGTCCTGTTTTATTTGTTAAACATTTTTAAGGACACGTGAACATCAATTACTCTATAAAAGTGTGAAAGTTTAAGAAAAACATAATGATAAAAtacatgaaatatttttagtGGTAAAATTCGTTAAAGGATtactaaatgataaaacatataATTACGTTTAAATAGGTTTAGGatatattttgattataaatttaaaaatattaatatatttgcaATAAAACTAGCTATTAATAATATATCCCATTTCATTAATGACTTCACGTACACGATAAATTTCATCCGGATAGAGTAATTGCCATTTAAGAAATTATCACTCACGAACAGACTTTAAAAAATCAACTATCGCCAAATATCCAATTGCAATCATTAAAGAAATTATTCAAATATgatcataaatttatttaatcaatttcaaactaaaatatcaaagttgtaccgacccgtcctcgagcgttgaccaaagtcaacataGTGAGACCCATCAGGGGCGCTATGAAGTAAGCAAGGGAGTTGACcggcctcgggcgttgaccgggTTCATACTAAAAATGTGCTTGTGCCTGAGTGGTGTCACCCCCCGACACCCACGGGTAGGAATGACCGTGGAGTGGGCAGCACAGTAGAAGGCGACATGGtaggggcgtggaggcctcgggcctcggtgCCCCAAACAGTGATAATAGACGAGAAAGGTGGCTTCCAAGTCACACCCCCAGTTTCAGCAGGGAGAGACCCTACTCATGAGGGATCCGTGCATGAGGTGTGGGGACGCGGCAGTACGCGCCACCGCTGGAAAGCCTCGGGGCAGagacgacccatgagagggtcacGTTCCAGGAGGCGATCCACATGCATGGTACGTGAGGAAGTTAAAGAGCCCCTAGGGCGGATGACTCAGAGgatgggcgcatgagttggcacccaagtaGTCACCCCCACACGGGATGCACTCCGGGAGAATGGCTTTGCATACTGGGATTCCCCTAAGTTTGGGCTACAGTGTCGTGAGGCTGCACCCACAGATAGGCTTAAGTCAGAGGTAGACACGTGGCAGAAACACGGGCAAAGGTATATAAGACTTTGCTACTAATAGACTATAAGGTACGTTTTCACACTTTACACACAAGTGAACCGAGAGTGAGAGAATTCAGTTACGCATTTCTCTGAGCACTGAGTTAGTGGTGTTctgcgtcggagtgcaaacggccgcgagggcgcccatttgtctcACTGTTTCAGGTATTCACGGCGGCGAAGGGTTCGTGGCAATGCCCCTTCAGGTGGGGTTGGTACCTCCACACAACCAGCCCCTGCTTCTTCCCTTGTCACTTCTCCAATATCTCCCGTCCAAACCACGCCAACTCCTGCCTTACCACAGCCAAACCCTCAACCTACATCTCCACAAACCACACAGAACCCCCTTCCTTCTCATTCCACTCCACTCCATACTTCTCCAATCCCGATCGCGGCTATTCCCTTAGCCACAGTCAGGACCTCTCCTTTACCAACCCCCCTGTCCAAAAACAAAGGGGTGGTGATCGTCCCCTCAGACGAGGACGAAGATTCTGCAGAGGACCCAGTCTTCAAGAGAAGAAGGACTACTACGGTGGCTGTATCCCATTCTTCTTCTGAGAAGAACGCCGAATCTCTGAGGGACCACCCCCCTAGCGCTTCCACGCCCCCAAATTACCTTGCCCTGGAGGAGGGAGCTGAAACCACTCCAGAGCCCACCCCTACACCTGCTCCCGAGCTTCCCTGGGTTGTCCAGCACGTTCTGAGGGGCTATCAACAAGAGACCCTGGGGAGCTCGGTGGATGAGGCTCTGATGGAGGGtatgtgatgtgattccaatagcaaagaagaatgattcttgacattcttaggagtcatcttgagttggttatgagataggcactttatcatagaattggatcaaggttctatgaacaagaactcaccaaaactagtgccaaaacacaaactcatatggaagttccaattattgtcaaattgaaccgattaaagttgAAGAAAAGGCAAATGCACCGAACATAATACTTAAGaattgaaatgaaccgaacatatgagctagaaaaacaaaggaacaagatgaatggacagaaacatcaaaggactgaaccaaaaacagcaaaacagcaagaacaccaaacagAAATTTCAAAGAAGCAAACTAAGACATGAACAATTAAAGAggaagaaggaaggagaagagaaagctcatggagatggatgtatggttggatgatcacgccactaggaggatgaagactccaagataagtgtgcaagccgccacttgaggtaaccatggaaccatcaagataagactagtgaagaaggcacaaagctctccaatgctctctcaaaaaatgagtatagtttctttagtctaaattcaaatctgaattgtacaagctaagcacctttatttatagcctagaggtgctgaaaaataggtgggaaaattcaaataaactcatttgaaattcccacaaaaaacaagtcacatgggaggtgtgacctttttctactatgacacctcctaaaaactacacctacaccactctcctaagtcacatggacaatgtgactttattttacattttcacactcctttatttaataaccacacctcctaaaactatacaagagtatttcaaagcttggccttgcccctcatgggatgaacttgggctctttgggctttggccttcttgggcttgggcctcatctttattttatgtcttcttttaattttgagaagactagaaggaagaacttcaaatgtgagggtggatctccattaataaaagcctcctttatttgattctcatcatactcctcgagttggagagaattcgtccacgaattctgaatccctgcatataacaaagtcagtttattcttacaattaaaagtggaagaaaaaggaaaacatgacttagcatttggaaacaatgggatttcagaaaaggaggttctataaaacAACCAAGTTGGAAACATTTGTTtaggaatgatgatatcttttggaaaaagtcctcttaaatggtgacaaccattaggaggtatgaaaaaatcatccctaacatttttaaACCAAGATGGTGGAGAAGTaagaacctttggtaatgaaaaagataaggaaggaaaacaccttggatgtgaaaggataagacccatgtcaacttggccatctttgtctttttcatttttacttgtggtaggtgggtgagtgagggcttgt encodes the following:
- the LOC137828473 gene encoding ethylene-responsive transcription factor 1B-like, with the protein product MDIDSSSFFNSPSSDFSSESSSPDAFSWEGYLPFNENDPEEMLLYGMIAGATTAERTADRAGSEESAAPQKEKSYRGVRRRPWGKFAAEIRDSTRHGMRVWLGTFDSAEAAALAYDQAAFSMRGSAAILNFPVDIVRESLREMNYAVDSSEEGCSPVVALKRKHSLRRKIGVKKNNKQSTVDNAVVFEDLGPDYLEQLLMSSDHIPSSF